One genomic window of Aggregatilinea lenta includes the following:
- a CDS encoding sugar isomerase domain-containing protein, giving the protein MTSKLASQRYIDSAKAIVDQIYTTQIDNIEAAAEICSETIVKDGLVFCWGGGHSRMSVEEMFPRIGSFPGFFPMVELALTFYTNVVGPDGLPQSFFIERAEGYADAILSTYEFGPHDSMLCFSSTGINGVVIDMALRAKERGMPVIAVTSVAHADSTPTRHSSGKKLKDIADVVIDNCTPPGDAVVQVEGLKYKVGPTSTIAAVTVVNALKARTAELMMAKGVEPVVLTSPHFVDNQAESDTQLKRVYDEFKRRKRMIYGRD; this is encoded by the coding sequence ATGACCAGCAAGCTCGCTTCGCAACGCTACATCGACAGCGCTAAAGCCATCGTCGACCAGATTTACACCACCCAGATCGACAACATCGAAGCCGCCGCCGAAATTTGCTCGGAGACTATCGTCAAGGACGGTCTGGTGTTCTGCTGGGGCGGCGGGCACAGCCGGATGTCCGTCGAGGAAATGTTCCCGCGCATCGGCTCCTTCCCTGGCTTCTTCCCGATGGTGGAGCTGGCGCTGACCTTCTACACCAACGTGGTCGGCCCGGACGGCCTGCCGCAGTCGTTCTTCATCGAGCGCGCCGAGGGCTACGCCGACGCCATCTTGAGCACCTACGAGTTCGGCCCGCACGACAGCATGCTCTGCTTTTCGAGCACGGGCATCAACGGCGTGGTGATCGACATGGCCCTGCGCGCCAAAGAGCGCGGCATGCCTGTCATCGCCGTGACGTCCGTCGCCCACGCCGACAGCACGCCTACCCGCCACAGTTCCGGCAAGAAGCTCAAGGACATCGCGGACGTGGTGATCGACAACTGCACCCCGCCCGGCGACGCAGTCGTACAGGTTGAGGGCCTCAAATACAAGGTCGGCCCCACCAGTACCATCGCGGCGGTGACCGTCGTCAACGCGCTCAAGGCGCGCACCGCCGAGTTGATGATGGCCAAGGGTGTCGAGCCGGTCGTGCTGACCAGCCCGCACTTTGTGGACAACCAGGCAGAATCCGACACGCAGCTCAAGCGCGTGTACGACGAGTTCAAGCGCCGCAAGCGCATGATCTACGGGCGCGACTAG
- a CDS encoding DeoR/GlpR family DNA-binding transcription regulator, which yields MKNSNSLRRQDHIMQLLAQDHCLSINHLAALLDVSGWTIRRDLVQLEARNLVLRSHGAVELAGSEEVRQYAQSMQRQENRAIMVAKARIGARAADLLQDHTQVAMGAGSTTLACARAIKQNHCELVVMTNGLDIAIELTGVPHINLICTGGAAHGDFFTLTGPVAKRAIKSHYFDVAVVGVSGISPDAGLTADSHLNAEILELMIQNAQWVIALADHRKFGRVRFAKLADLCDVDVIVTDCAPEPEMAASLAQSGVEVVVAEGDDVV from the coding sequence ATGAAGAATTCGAACTCCCTACGGCGTCAGGATCACATCATGCAGCTGCTGGCGCAGGACCACTGCCTGAGCATCAACCATCTGGCGGCGCTGCTGGATGTGTCGGGCTGGACGATCCGGCGCGACCTCGTGCAGCTCGAAGCGCGGAACCTCGTGCTGCGCTCGCATGGCGCGGTCGAGCTGGCGGGCAGCGAGGAGGTCCGGCAGTACGCGCAGTCGATGCAGCGGCAGGAAAATCGCGCGATCATGGTGGCCAAAGCGCGTATCGGAGCGCGGGCCGCGGACCTGCTGCAAGACCATACGCAGGTGGCAATGGGCGCAGGATCGACCACGCTGGCCTGCGCGCGGGCGATCAAGCAGAACCACTGCGAGCTGGTGGTGATGACCAACGGCCTTGATATTGCGATCGAGCTGACCGGCGTGCCGCACATCAACCTGATCTGTACCGGCGGCGCGGCGCATGGGGACTTTTTCACGCTCACCGGGCCGGTCGCCAAGCGCGCGATTAAGTCGCATTACTTCGACGTGGCGGTCGTGGGGGTGAGCGGTATTTCGCCCGACGCCGGGCTGACGGCGGACAGTCACCTCAACGCGGAGATTCTGGAGTTGATGATCCAGAACGCGCAGTGGGTGATCGCGCTGGCGGATCACCGCAAGTTCGGGCGCGTGCGGTTTGCCAAGCTCGCGGATTTGTGCGACGTGGACGTGATCGTCACCGACTGCGCGCCGGAGCCGGAGATGGCCGCCAGTCTCGCGCAGTCGGGGGTAGAAGTCGTTGTCGCGGAAGGCGACGACGTAGTCTAG
- a CDS encoding xylulokinase, translating into MEPLLLGIDVGTSTVKAVLVTPQGVLRATAHAAYDTMHLRPGWVEQNPQDWWDGVVAVTRAVMQQASADPVQVKGIGASGQGCALTLLDEHDNIVRPAITAMDSRSERQSQQMRDCCAEDVLALSGKQPAPYNADPTLMWLAEHEPESLARTRINLTTTGYINYKLTGQPVENVSDASILFAFDLARGEWSEALIAEFGLPRHLYPRLAACTEVIGGLTDEAAAALGLRAGTPVVAGGEDTSSSGLAMGVVRAGQAFLSMGTASTLYVLQDEPAYHPQAIAFRHVLPGKTLIGGSMVAGGAALKWAQKAIAPDLDYDALSALAASSPPGADGVIFLPYLSGELQPIHDGHARAVFFGMSLSTRREHLVRAVIEGTAYAIAHNLSVAKDAGAQVHEIRAAGGPMRSVIWRQIIADVTGCEVAVLADNPGAPFGDALLAGAGVGLIDDLPGLASRAAGEPAIYTPDPAAFERYQRLFAIYRDLYPALKPHYDRLMAVSEAAETSA; encoded by the coding sequence ATGGAACCGCTCCTGTTGGGGATCGACGTCGGCACCAGCACCGTCAAAGCGGTGCTCGTCACGCCGCAAGGCGTGCTGCGCGCCACGGCCCACGCCGCTTATGATACGATGCACCTCAGGCCAGGCTGGGTCGAGCAAAACCCGCAGGACTGGTGGGACGGCGTCGTCGCGGTAACCCGCGCCGTAATGCAGCAGGCAAGCGCCGATCCGGTTCAGGTGAAGGGCATCGGCGCCAGCGGCCAGGGCTGCGCGCTGACCCTGCTGGACGAGCATGACAATATCGTGCGCCCCGCGATCACGGCGATGGACAGCCGGTCCGAGCGCCAATCCCAGCAGATGCGTGACTGCTGCGCCGAGGACGTGCTGGCTCTCAGTGGCAAGCAGCCTGCGCCCTATAATGCCGATCCGACGCTGATGTGGCTGGCGGAGCACGAGCCGGAGAGCCTCGCCCGCACGCGCATCAACCTGACCACCACGGGCTATATCAACTACAAGCTGACCGGACAACCGGTCGAGAACGTCTCCGACGCGAGCATCCTGTTCGCCTTCGACCTCGCGCGCGGCGAGTGGTCCGAAGCCCTGATCGCCGAGTTCGGCCTGCCGCGCCACCTGTATCCCCGGCTGGCAGCCTGCACCGAAGTCATCGGCGGGCTGACGGATGAGGCCGCTGCGGCGCTCGGCCTGCGCGCCGGGACGCCGGTCGTGGCCGGGGGCGAGGACACGTCCTCGTCGGGGCTGGCGATGGGTGTGGTCCGCGCCGGGCAGGCGTTCCTGTCGATGGGCACGGCCAGCACCCTGTACGTGCTGCAAGATGAGCCTGCCTACCACCCGCAGGCGATCGCATTCCGGCACGTGCTGCCGGGCAAAACGCTGATCGGCGGGTCGATGGTGGCCGGCGGCGCGGCGCTCAAGTGGGCGCAAAAGGCCATTGCGCCGGACCTGGACTACGACGCGCTCTCGGCGCTGGCGGCCAGCAGTCCGCCCGGCGCGGACGGCGTGATCTTCCTGCCCTACCTCAGCGGGGAGCTTCAGCCCATCCACGACGGGCACGCGCGGGCGGTCTTCTTCGGCATGAGCCTGTCCACGCGCCGCGAGCATCTGGTGCGCGCCGTCATCGAGGGCACGGCCTACGCGATCGCGCACAACCTGAGCGTGGCGAAGGACGCGGGCGCGCAGGTGCACGAGATCCGCGCGGCGGGCGGCCCCATGCGCAGCGTCATCTGGCGGCAGATCATCGCGGACGTGACCGGCTGCGAGGTCGCCGTGCTGGCCGACAATCCCGGCGCGCCCTTCGGCGACGCGCTGCTGGCGGGCGCGGGTGTGGGCCTCATCGACGACCTGCCGGGGCTGGCGAGCCGGGCCGCGGGCGAGCCTGCGATTTATACACCCGATCCGGCTGCCTTCGAGCGCTACCAGCGCCTGTTCGCCATCTACCGTGACCTTTATCCGGCGTTGAAACCGCACTACGACCGGCTGATGGCCGTCAGTGAAGCGGCTGAAACCAGCGCATAA
- a CDS encoding FAD-dependent oxidoreductase, producing MELYTRKLETLWDVDVVVVGSGSAGCNAAIAAARNGAKTVLVERFGFLGGTSTQVLDTFYGFYTPGSTAYKVVGGVPDDVIGALKAMDAAFERPNSYGAGTGITYDPYLLRIVWERLALQAGVQILFHSFCTDVVKEGSRISGVIVDGKRGLLKINAKVVIDTSGDADVSHFAEAPYEVAGDIDPAQTLTTTFRMMGVDVKRAKEFGKKAMWQKMQEVAEAGLYDLPRREGSWHVTTLDGVIHTIMTRIAEVDPTDPVQLTGAEIQGRAQALEYARFLREQVPGFENARLTWMSAPIGVRETRRIYGRYRLTRDDCLSARKFDDAIAACGAPIEDHHASADTKWEYLPDGMTYDVPYRALLTKDVDGLLVAGRCFSATHDAHASCRSMAQTMAMGQAAGTAAALAVRSDVLPHEVNVPALQETLRSMGALFGDIRAGDPLVLED from the coding sequence GTGGAGCTTTACACACGTAAACTCGAAACACTCTGGGACGTGGACGTCGTCGTCGTGGGGTCGGGCAGCGCGGGATGCAACGCCGCGATCGCCGCCGCGCGCAACGGCGCAAAAACCGTCCTGGTCGAACGGTTCGGTTTTCTGGGCGGGACCAGCACGCAGGTCCTGGACACGTTCTACGGCTTCTACACGCCTGGCTCCACCGCCTACAAGGTTGTGGGCGGCGTCCCGGACGACGTGATCGGCGCGCTCAAGGCGATGGATGCCGCCTTCGAGCGCCCCAACTCCTACGGTGCGGGCACGGGCATCACCTACGACCCGTACCTGCTGCGCATCGTGTGGGAGCGGCTGGCGTTGCAGGCGGGCGTGCAAATCCTGTTCCACAGCTTCTGCACGGATGTGGTCAAGGAAGGCAGCCGGATCAGCGGCGTGATCGTGGACGGCAAACGCGGCCTGCTGAAAATCAACGCCAAAGTCGTGATCGACACCAGCGGCGACGCGGACGTGTCGCACTTCGCGGAAGCGCCCTACGAGGTCGCGGGCGACATCGACCCCGCCCAGACGCTGACGACCACCTTCCGCATGATGGGCGTGGACGTGAAGCGCGCCAAAGAGTTCGGCAAAAAAGCGATGTGGCAGAAAATGCAGGAGGTCGCTGAGGCGGGCCTCTACGACCTGCCGCGCCGCGAAGGGAGCTGGCACGTCACTACGCTGGACGGCGTGATCCACACCATCATGACGCGCATCGCGGAGGTCGACCCGACCGATCCCGTGCAGCTCACCGGAGCGGAAATCCAGGGGCGCGCGCAGGCGCTGGAATACGCGCGCTTCCTGCGCGAGCAGGTCCCCGGCTTTGAAAACGCCCGCCTCACCTGGATGAGCGCGCCCATCGGCGTGCGCGAGACGCGCCGCATCTACGGGCGCTACCGTCTCACCCGCGACGACTGCCTGAGCGCGCGCAAGTTCGACGACGCCATCGCCGCGTGTGGCGCGCCGATTGAAGATCACCACGCCAGCGCCGACACCAAGTGGGAGTACCTGCCCGACGGCATGACGTATGACGTGCCCTACCGCGCGCTGCTGACGAAGGACGTAGACGGGCTGCTGGTCGCCGGGCGCTGCTTCAGCGCCACGCACGACGCGCACGCCTCCTGCCGCTCGATGGCGCAGACGATGGCGATGGGTCAAGCTGCCGGGACCGCCGCCGCGCTGGCCGTGCGCAGCGACGTGCTGCCGCACGAGGTCAACGTTCCCGCGTTGCAGGAGACGCTGCGCAGCATGGGCGCGCTGTTTGGCGACATCCGCGCGGGCGATCCCCTGGTATTGGAGGACTGA
- a CDS encoding aldose 1-epimerase — protein sequence MSRIIETTWHGQPAWALENDELRVVTVPGMGAKIVSLYHKRVGYEWLLGPADRPFRPVPYGSSFVEQDMSGWDEMFPTINACPYPGDGPYRGVSLPDHGEVWALPWQVVEASGAALSLRVSGQSLPYDLVRTLSFVDTQSLRMDYTLSNTSDAPLAGLWAAHPQFAVTPTTELRLPREVKSVVSVAPLPSWAPIGSHLDWPVTAAPDGQPFYLDRVISAEAHHSRKIYLLPDQSVGWTMLLETGSNHWLRMEWDSAQVPYLGIWADEGQYNSELTIAIEPSTGYYDSLELAWDNERVPILPPDASVEWSLTVRLGAD from the coding sequence ATGAGCCGCATCATCGAAACCACTTGGCACGGCCAGCCCGCCTGGGCGCTGGAAAATGACGAGCTGCGTGTCGTCACCGTGCCGGGTATGGGCGCGAAGATCGTTTCGCTCTATCACAAGAGGGTCGGGTACGAATGGCTGCTCGGACCGGCTGACCGCCCCTTCCGGCCCGTGCCCTACGGGTCATCGTTCGTCGAGCAAGACATGAGCGGCTGGGACGAGATGTTCCCAACCATCAACGCCTGCCCGTACCCTGGTGATGGCCCCTATCGGGGCGTTTCGCTGCCAGATCACGGCGAGGTCTGGGCGCTGCCGTGGCAAGTCGTGGAGGCGAGCGGCGCGGCGCTTTCACTGCGTGTGAGCGGCCAGTCCCTGCCCTACGATCTGGTCCGCACGCTGTCCTTCGTGGATACGCAGTCTCTGCGCATGGACTACACCCTGTCGAACACGAGCGACGCACCGCTGGCGGGCCTGTGGGCGGCACACCCACAGTTCGCCGTGACACCCACCACCGAGTTGCGCCTGCCGCGGGAGGTCAAAAGCGTGGTATCCGTCGCGCCCCTGCCCAGTTGGGCCCCGATCGGCTCACACCTGGACTGGCCGGTGACCGCCGCGCCGGATGGGCAGCCGTTTTACCTGGATCGCGTCATCTCGGCGGAGGCGCACCACTCGCGCAAGATCTACCTGCTGCCGGATCAGAGCGTCGGCTGGACCATGCTGCTTGAAACAGGATCGAACCACTGGCTGCGCATGGAATGGGACTCCGCACAGGTCCCTTACCTGGGCATCTGGGCCGACGAAGGCCAGTACAACTCGGAGTTGACCATCGCCATCGAGCCGTCCACGGGCTACTACGACAGCCTGGAGCTGGCCTGGGACAACGAGCGCGTGCCCATCCTGCCGCCCGACGCGTCGGTGGAATGGTCACTAACGGTTCGGCTCGGCGCGGACTGA
- a CDS encoding phosphotriesterase family protein: MVMVETTLGPQPPDALGWINAHDHIIMDNGYTVVKTPDFKLDSVEKAIEEVGRWQHAGGGAIVDAQPFGCGRNAAKLIEVSQALNLPIVVPTGFQSQGFYLPDHWQYRYDEDEVTELLYAEVAEGVDLNGYDGPIVKRSPVKAGFVKVAGEYQVVPKNMHKLIRAAGRVHQRTGAPILVHTGEGTVGHELLDRLETAGVPPTSVMLCHMDRNPDFYVHRSLAERGAFLEYDTPSRIKYQPENLVVGLMREMFDSGHGAHILLGGDMARRSYWIAYGGGPGFDYLLRSFTPRLRAEGFTDAELETIWHHNPVRWLTGALEDRTQG; encoded by the coding sequence ATGGTTATGGTCGAAACTACCCTGGGACCGCAACCGCCAGACGCGCTCGGCTGGATCAACGCGCACGACCACATCATCATGGACAATGGCTACACGGTCGTCAAGACGCCGGATTTCAAGCTCGACAGCGTCGAGAAGGCGATCGAGGAGGTCGGACGCTGGCAGCACGCGGGCGGCGGCGCGATTGTGGATGCGCAGCCCTTCGGCTGCGGGCGCAACGCCGCCAAGCTGATCGAGGTCAGCCAGGCGCTCAACCTGCCCATCGTCGTGCCGACCGGCTTCCAGTCGCAGGGGTTTTATCTGCCCGATCACTGGCAGTACCGCTACGACGAAGACGAGGTCACGGAGCTGTTGTATGCCGAAGTCGCCGAGGGCGTCGATCTGAACGGCTACGACGGCCCGATCGTGAAGCGCAGCCCGGTCAAGGCGGGCTTCGTCAAGGTCGCCGGGGAATATCAGGTCGTGCCTAAGAACATGCACAAGTTGATCCGCGCGGCGGGCCGGGTCCACCAGCGCACGGGCGCGCCGATCCTGGTGCACACTGGCGAAGGCACGGTCGGCCACGAACTGCTGGACCGGCTCGAAACGGCGGGTGTGCCGCCCACCAGCGTGATGCTGTGCCACATGGATCGCAATCCCGACTTCTACGTGCACCGCTCGCTGGCGGAGCGCGGCGCGTTCCTGGAATACGACACGCCCAGCCGCATCAAGTACCAGCCGGAAAATCTGGTCGTCGGTCTGATGCGTGAGATGTTCGACTCCGGGCACGGCGCGCACATCCTGCTCGGCGGCGATATGGCGCGGCGCTCATACTGGATCGCGTATGGCGGCGGCCCCGGCTTCGACTACCTGCTGCGCAGCTTCACGCCGCGCCTGCGCGCGGAAGGCTTCACCGATGCTGAGCTAGAAACGATCTGGCATCATAACCCCGTCCGCTGGCTGACCGGCGCGCTGGAAGACAGGACACAAGGCTAA